A genomic window from Rhizobium sp. EC-SD404 includes:
- a CDS encoding DUF1214 domain-containing protein encodes MIGALRIPFFIGLSLAIAFSGGVAATKIALDAEDPFDVLEIGPWVANPLAQTAGANPYDKARRALGDGSGLGQAEGLVFRATTDSSGAPLLASCAYVVGGQVPASRVWIMRLTGLSGEITHADPPFSRAMHSASVLRGPDGAFEIGLGAEARSGNWLFMSGDGPFGIEFLLFDTPAAGNFGLIDLEMPEIERQDCADA; translated from the coding sequence ATGATCGGTGCGCTGCGTATCCCCTTTTTCATCGGCCTCTCTCTCGCCATCGCGTTCAGCGGAGGCGTGGCCGCCACCAAGATCGCGCTTGATGCCGAAGACCCCTTCGACGTCCTGGAGATCGGGCCGTGGGTCGCGAACCCGTTGGCGCAGACGGCGGGCGCCAATCCCTATGACAAGGCAAGGCGTGCGCTCGGCGATGGCTCTGGCCTCGGGCAGGCAGAAGGCCTCGTCTTCCGGGCGACGACCGACTCCTCCGGCGCGCCGCTTCTGGCTTCCTGCGCCTATGTCGTCGGGGGCCAGGTCCCCGCAAGCCGCGTCTGGATTATGCGCCTGACAGGACTGTCCGGCGAGATCACGCACGCCGACCCGCCATTTTCGCGCGCCATGCATTCGGCGAGCGTTCTGCGCGGGCCCGATGGCGCGTTCGAAATCGGGCTGGGAGCGGAAGCGCGCTCGGGCAATTGGCTCTTCATGTCGGGAGACGGCCCGTTCGGCATCGAATTCCTGCTGTTCGACACGCCGGCCGCAGGCAATTTCGGGCTCATCGATCTGGAGATGCCGGAGATCGAGCGTCAGGATTGCGCCGATGCGTAA
- a CDS encoding DUF1254 domain-containing protein, protein MRNLVFAILAGLVGALVLHIVIILTLPFFASDDVFSRVSSLPENDRFLPASALTGQVASTDLVSDTPYSTTYLCRFVLADAPIHLQADGAVPFWSLAVFDRRSNELFSMNDRTSEERGMNVTLANPLQMIRLREGLPPNLAGSVLVETDVTDGYVLLRTVVPDQTMQAQANEFLSSATCREEPLR, encoded by the coding sequence ATGCGTAATCTCGTCTTCGCCATTCTTGCGGGTCTCGTCGGCGCTCTCGTCCTGCATATCGTGATCATCCTCACCCTGCCGTTCTTTGCGAGTGATGACGTCTTTTCGCGCGTATCGTCCCTGCCGGAGAATGATCGCTTCCTGCCCGCGTCTGCGCTCACCGGCCAGGTGGCGTCGACGGACCTCGTGTCCGACACGCCCTATTCGACGACCTATCTCTGCCGCTTCGTGCTCGCCGACGCGCCGATCCATCTTCAGGCCGATGGCGCTGTGCCCTTCTGGTCGCTCGCGGTCTTCGACAGGCGTTCCAACGAGCTGTTCAGCATGAATGACCGGACATCGGAGGAGCGCGGCATGAACGTGACGCTCGCCAATCCTTTGCAAATGATCCGGCTGCGCGAAGGCCTGCCGCCCAATCTAGCGGGCAGCGTTCTCGTCGAAACCGATGTTACCGATGGTTACGTGCTGCTGCGCACGGTCGTTCCCGACCAGACCATGCAGGCCCAGGCCAACGAGTTCCTGTCGTCGGCCACCTGCCGCGAGGAACCGCTGCGCTGA